CGGCGTTTCACTGCCACCCCTGTGATGCAGGACTGGCCAGGACTGATCGAGGCCTATCGCAGCTGGCTTCCCGTCTCCGATGCAACCCCGGTGATCAGCCTGCGGGAGGGAGCCACGCCTCTGATTCCCGTGCCATCGATTGCGGAGCAGATCGGCAAGGGCGTGAAGGTGTTCGTGAAATACGACGGCCTGAATCCCACAGGGTCCTTCAAGGACCGGGGCATGACCATGGCCATCAGCAAAGCCAAGGAAGCCGGTTGTGAAGCGGTGATCTGTGCAAGCACAGGCAACACCAGTGCTGCCGCAGCGGCCTATGCCCGCCGGGGAGGGATGCGGGCCTTCGTGTTGATCCCCGATGGCTACGTTGCCCAGGGAAAACTTGCTCAAGCACTGGTCTACGGCGCCGAGGTCTTGGCAATTCGCGGCAACTTCGATCGCGCCCTGGACATCGTTCGGGAAGCGGCGGAGAAGTACCCCGTCACTCTGGTGAACTCGGTGAATCCCTACAGGCTGCAGGGGCAAAAGACGGCTGCCTTCGAAATTGTGGATGCCCTTGGAGACGCACCCGATTGGCTTTGCATTCCCATGGGCAATGCAGGCAACATCACCGCCTATTGGATGGGTTTTCAGGAATATCAGCAGGCGGGCCAGAGCCGGAAGCTCCCCCGAATGATGGGCTTCCAAGCCAGTGGATCAGCTCCTTTGGTGAACGACACCACGGTGACGGACCCGGAAACCATCGCCACGGCCATCCGCATCGGCAACCCGGTCAACCGAGCCAAGGCACTGGCAGCACGCGAAGCCAGCAAGGGTGCGTTCCTGGATGTCACCGATGCAGAAATCATTGCGGCCTACAAACTCCTGGGCGGTCAGGAGGGGATCTTCTGTGAACCCGCCAGTGCTGCCTCCGTGGC
The Synechococcus sp. PROS-U-1 DNA segment above includes these coding regions:
- the thrC gene encoding threonine synthase, which translates into the protein MQDWPGLIEAYRSWLPVSDATPVISLREGATPLIPVPSIAEQIGKGVKVFVKYDGLNPTGSFKDRGMTMAISKAKEAGCEAVICASTGNTSAAAAAYARRGGMRAFVLIPDGYVAQGKLAQALVYGAEVLAIRGNFDRALDIVREAAEKYPVTLVNSVNPYRLQGQKTAAFEIVDALGDAPDWLCIPMGNAGNITAYWMGFQEYQQAGQSRKLPRMMGFQASGSAPLVNDTTVTDPETIATAIRIGNPVNRAKALAAREASKGAFLDVTDAEIIAAYKLLGGQEGIFCEPASAASVAGLLKRKDEVPAGSTVVCVLTGNGLKDPDCAISNNDASFHTDLNPDLSTVASVMGF